In Rhizobium jaguaris, a single window of DNA contains:
- a CDS encoding winged helix DNA-binding protein — protein MDKPKERKSPRELIVSSAHLAGGSSPALSELEYGLILFSHAFNRWMVRCMAAAGVPSLSPVEILIIHSVRHRGRPKTLSDLCLVLDIEDTHVANYAVKKLEAAGLVKTGKTGKEKMIQVTDKGLEALTRYSEIRERLLVEATKVSGLSQDDLSDIASHLRALSGYYEQAARSAATL, from the coding sequence TTGGATAAGCCGAAGGAACGGAAATCTCCCCGCGAATTGATCGTGTCGTCCGCCCATCTGGCGGGAGGCAGTTCTCCGGCCCTCTCCGAACTTGAGTATGGATTGATCCTTTTTTCGCATGCGTTTAACCGCTGGATGGTTCGCTGCATGGCGGCTGCCGGCGTGCCCAGCCTCTCGCCGGTCGAGATCCTGATCATCCATTCGGTGCGGCACCGTGGGCGGCCGAAGACGTTGTCAGATCTCTGCCTCGTGCTCGACATCGAAGACACCCATGTCGCCAACTACGCCGTGAAGAAGCTGGAGGCTGCCGGTCTCGTCAAGACCGGCAAGACCGGCAAGGAAAAGATGATTCAGGTGACCGACAAGGGCCTGGAGGCGCTGACGCGCTATTCCGAAATCCGCGAACGGCTGCTGGTCGAAGCCACCAAGGTTTCAGGCCTCTCTCAGGACGATCTTTCCGACATAGCATCGCATTTGCGGGCGCTGTCGGGCTATTACGAGCAGGCAGCGAGGTCAGCGGCAACCCTATGA
- a CDS encoding ABC transporter permease: protein MPIYILKRLFQALFVVIVVTLLVSYAIRLSGDPTAMLVSGGGAISEADLQRIRAGLGLDQPFHMQYLNFIGGVIRGDFGKSFFGGTPVWTMIAQALPATLLLSFLSLIISFLISIPLGIHAAVKAGSWSDQIIRIFSLIGLSFPNFWLAIMLVLIFSIKFEWLPSSGFLVYQGLVLPCLTLALILSAVNLRIVRTAMLDTLSTQYILVSRAKGLKDRVVLYKHALRNCLIPLLTFVGLQFGDLLGGVVIVERVFNWPGMGSLAFDAISARDYPVLQGTITVLALMIVLTNLAIDLAYGIIDPRIGRK from the coding sequence ATGCCAATCTATATCTTGAAACGTCTGTTTCAGGCGCTGTTCGTCGTGATCGTCGTCACGCTGCTCGTCTCCTATGCGATCCGCCTCTCTGGCGACCCTACGGCCATGCTTGTGAGCGGCGGCGGCGCCATCAGCGAAGCGGATCTGCAGCGCATCCGCGCTGGTCTGGGTCTCGATCAGCCTTTCCATATGCAATATCTGAATTTCATCGGCGGCGTCATCAGGGGTGATTTCGGCAAGAGTTTCTTCGGCGGTACGCCGGTCTGGACGATGATTGCGCAAGCCTTGCCCGCCACCCTGCTGCTCTCTTTCCTTTCGCTGATCATTTCCTTTCTGATTTCGATCCCGCTCGGCATCCATGCTGCCGTCAAGGCGGGCTCCTGGTCGGATCAGATCATCCGCATCTTCTCGCTGATCGGCCTCTCCTTCCCGAATTTCTGGCTGGCGATCATGCTGGTGCTGATCTTCTCGATCAAGTTCGAGTGGCTGCCGTCGAGCGGCTTCCTCGTCTATCAGGGTCTCGTCCTGCCCTGCCTGACGCTGGCGCTCATCCTTTCCGCCGTGAATCTTCGCATCGTGCGCACGGCGATGCTGGATACGCTCTCGACCCAATATATCCTCGTCTCGCGCGCCAAGGGGCTGAAGGATCGCGTCGTGCTCTATAAGCATGCGCTTCGCAACTGCCTTATCCCGCTGCTGACCTTCGTTGGCCTGCAGTTCGGCGACCTGCTCGGCGGCGTCGTCATTGTCGAACGTGTGTTCAACTGGCCGGGCATGGGCAGCCTCGCCTTCGACGCGATTTCGGCGCGAGATTATCCGGTGCTACAGGGGACGATCACCGTGCTGGCGCTGATGATCGTGCTCACCAACCTTGCGATCGATCTCGCCTACGGCATCATCGATCCCCGCATCGGAAGGAAGTGA
- a CDS encoding ABC transporter permease — MAVSSAKRITFFRHTPLELILGVIFTAGMVLLVVFSDAIFRGSADMMDLRARLLPPFVSLKHILGTDPLGRDVLARIAAGGKISLIVGLLSVGGATIVGTTAGLIAGYFRGVADMILMRIADVQLAMPFMLMALTFIAIVGPGLSVLISLMIIAQWVQYARLVRGQVLSLRDREFIQSARAIGAGKGRIIFKHILPNIIGPVIVLMTLNVANNILLESSLTFVGLGVDATIPSWGGMLADGRTYVQSAWWVSVFPGFAIMFTVLGLNLLGDWLRDYLDPTREK, encoded by the coding sequence ATGGCCGTCTCTTCCGCAAAACGCATCACCTTCTTTCGCCATACGCCGCTGGAACTGATCCTCGGTGTCATCTTCACCGCCGGCATGGTCCTGCTCGTCGTCTTCTCCGACGCGATCTTCCGTGGCAGCGCCGATATGATGGATCTGCGCGCTCGCCTGCTGCCGCCCTTCGTCAGCTTAAAGCATATTCTTGGCACCGATCCGCTTGGCCGCGATGTGCTCGCCCGCATAGCCGCCGGCGGCAAGATATCGCTGATCGTCGGTCTATTGTCGGTCGGCGGCGCCACGATCGTCGGGACGACAGCGGGGTTGATCGCAGGTTATTTCCGCGGTGTCGCCGACATGATCCTCATGCGTATCGCCGACGTTCAGCTTGCCATGCCGTTCATGCTGATGGCGCTGACCTTCATCGCCATCGTCGGCCCCGGTCTTTCCGTTCTGATATCGCTGATGATCATCGCCCAATGGGTGCAATATGCTCGTCTGGTGCGCGGTCAGGTCCTGTCGCTGCGCGATCGGGAATTCATCCAGTCGGCACGGGCCATCGGCGCCGGCAAGGGCCGGATCATCTTCAAGCATATTCTGCCGAATATTATCGGCCCGGTGATCGTGCTTATGACGCTCAACGTCGCCAACAACATCCTGCTCGAAAGTAGCCTGACTTTCGTCGGCCTTGGCGTCGATGCGACGATTCCGAGCTGGGGCGGTATGCTGGCCGATGGCCGCACCTATGTGCAGTCGGCCTGGTGGGTCAGTGTCTTTCCGGGCTTCGCCATCATGTTCACCGTCCTCGGGCTCAATCTGCTCGGCGACTGGCTTCGCGACTATCTCGATCCCACGAGGGAAAAATGA
- a CDS encoding ABC transporter substrate-binding protein: MKLTGYRNLLFAAALSLLPIATTAAHAAGTLTVALETDDGSWDPIDTFTLTWGRIGSNLYDGLVLRGPDLKLYPGLATSWQFLDDNKRIRFTLRQGVKFHDGEDFNAAAVKFTFDRLLGPEGAKGPQQANYTSIGSVNVIDDYTVDFILKTPDPVLITKLAGYGAMIVPPKYIQEKGDTYFNLHPVGTGAFKFVDYKPKVSLTLEANPDYWGGAPKLSGLVYRFIPEAATQVSELQSGGIDIATLVPISLIDTIKGDPKLEVESITGPDVVMLRFNSADGLTKDPAVRKAMIEAIDRDAIIEQIMQGNAKPIASLQSSLSFGYDPNLKPLPFDPAAAKAALAKAGVKPGTNVELSFIGTNATFREVAQTVAAYLQAVGINVALKSYESNVYYTDLVPHGKTGPLYQYQWGGWTFDFDNTAYLLYHSGQFWNPYIKDAKLDQMLEAQRATYNVDERKKILNQIADYAADQAYEIPLYNSNTLYAVNKRVHNLPPTPDIRFRFVDTTVE; the protein is encoded by the coding sequence ATGAAACTGACAGGATATCGCAATCTTCTTTTTGCCGCCGCCCTATCGCTTCTGCCGATCGCGACTACAGCCGCACATGCCGCCGGCACCTTGACCGTCGCTCTCGAAACAGACGACGGCAGCTGGGACCCGATCGACACGTTCACCCTCACCTGGGGCCGCATCGGCAGCAACCTCTATGACGGCCTTGTTCTGCGCGGCCCGGATCTGAAACTCTATCCGGGCCTTGCCACCAGCTGGCAATTCCTGGACGATAACAAGCGCATCCGCTTCACGCTGCGTCAGGGCGTGAAATTCCATGATGGCGAAGATTTCAACGCTGCAGCGGTCAAGTTCACGTTCGACCGGCTCCTTGGTCCTGAAGGCGCCAAAGGACCGCAACAGGCGAACTACACCTCGATCGGCTCGGTCAATGTCATTGACGACTACACCGTCGATTTCATCCTGAAGACGCCGGACCCGGTGCTGATCACCAAGCTCGCCGGCTACGGTGCGATGATCGTGCCGCCGAAATATATCCAGGAAAAAGGTGACACCTATTTCAACCTTCATCCGGTCGGCACGGGGGCGTTCAAGTTCGTCGACTATAAGCCGAAGGTCAGTCTGACGCTTGAGGCCAACCCCGATTATTGGGGCGGCGCACCGAAGCTTAGCGGCCTCGTCTATCGCTTCATTCCGGAAGCGGCGACCCAGGTGTCCGAGCTGCAATCAGGCGGCATCGACATTGCGACGCTGGTGCCGATCAGCCTGATCGATACGATCAAAGGCGATCCGAAACTGGAAGTGGAAAGCATCACCGGTCCCGATGTGGTCATGCTGCGCTTCAACAGCGCCGACGGCCTCACCAAGGACCCGGCCGTTCGCAAGGCTATGATCGAGGCGATCGACCGAGATGCAATCATTGAACAGATCATGCAGGGCAATGCCAAGCCGATCGCCAGTCTCCAGAGCTCGCTGTCCTTCGGCTACGATCCGAACTTGAAGCCCCTGCCTTTCGACCCGGCGGCCGCCAAGGCGGCGCTCGCCAAGGCCGGCGTCAAGCCCGGCACTAATGTCGAATTGTCCTTCATCGGCACAAATGCGACCTTCCGCGAAGTGGCCCAGACGGTTGCCGCCTATCTGCAAGCAGTCGGCATCAATGTCGCGCTGAAGTCCTACGAATCCAACGTCTACTACACCGATCTGGTACCGCACGGTAAAACCGGCCCGCTCTATCAGTATCAGTGGGGCGGCTGGACCTTCGACTTCGACAACACGGCCTATCTGCTTTATCACAGCGGCCAATTCTGGAATCCCTACATCAAGGATGCCAAGCTCGATCAGATGCTGGAGGCGCAACGCGCCACCTACAATGTCGATGAGCGTAAGAAGATTCTGAACCAGATCGCCGACTATGCTGCCGATCAGGCTTATGAGATTCCGCTCTATAACAGCAACACGCTCTATGCCGTCAACAAGCGTGTTCACAATCTGCCGCCGACCCCGGATATCCGCTTCCGCTTCGTCGATACCACTGTTGAATAA
- a CDS encoding ABC transporter ATP-binding protein codes for MSLPIDIRVDPSAPLLSVRSLSVDFPQRFDAFQAVKSLSFDVHAGKTLAIVGESGSGKSVTSRAIMRLTDYSGGHISGGEAIFRSRTGPLDLLKANPERIRQIRGGEIAMIFQEPMTSLDPVFSIGDQITEAVLLHQRTSRAEANRIARDMLEKVRIPDADAMMKRYPHQLSGGMRQRVMIAMALSCRPQLLIADEPTTALDVTIQAQILNTIRELQRELGMAVIFITHDMGVVAEMADDVIVMRHGEKLEDAPVRALFSNPQHAYTQALLAAVPRLGSMSGKPAPNSETLEAERSGAKPPLLQVDGLTARFQAKKNIFGRTTHRVHAVEGISFEMSAGETLALVGESGSGKSTTGRMLQQIMQPSGGKIRFRGRDIAEMNEREKHSLLQKIQYIFQDPFAALDPRQRVGASIAEPMVVHQLLPTRAAIEARTNDLLDRVGLPRDYRTRFPHELSGGQRQRVCIARALASDPELIIADESVSALDVSIQAQILDLLLELQKERGLSYLFITHDMAVVEKISHRVAVMYLGQIVEIGTRQEIFENPQHPYTRKLLSAIPIPDPDRSIDTSLLTGAIPSPVRKIGDEPALVEYRRFSPSHFVAAEPQKLSAALP; via the coding sequence ATGAGCCTACCGATCGATATCCGAGTTGACCCTTCTGCTCCCCTTCTTTCGGTTCGCTCGCTATCGGTAGACTTCCCCCAAAGGTTCGATGCCTTTCAGGCGGTAAAGTCGCTCAGTTTCGATGTTCATGCCGGCAAGACGCTCGCCATCGTCGGCGAGTCCGGCTCCGGCAAATCGGTGACGTCAAGGGCGATCATGCGCCTCACCGATTATTCCGGCGGCCACATCAGCGGCGGCGAGGCGATTTTCCGAAGCCGCACCGGCCCGCTCGATCTTCTCAAGGCAAACCCCGAACGCATCCGGCAAATCCGCGGCGGCGAGATCGCCATGATCTTCCAGGAGCCGATGACCTCGCTCGATCCGGTCTTTTCGATCGGTGACCAGATCACAGAGGCGGTGCTGCTGCATCAAAGGACATCCCGGGCCGAGGCCAATCGCATCGCCCGCGATATGCTGGAAAAAGTCCGCATTCCCGACGCCGATGCGATGATGAAGCGTTATCCGCATCAACTGTCCGGTGGCATGCGCCAGCGCGTCATGATCGCCATGGCACTCTCCTGCCGGCCGCAGCTTCTGATTGCCGATGAGCCGACGACAGCGCTGGACGTTACCATCCAGGCACAGATCCTCAACACCATCAGGGAATTGCAGCGCGAGCTCGGTATGGCGGTGATCTTCATCACCCACGACATGGGTGTGGTTGCCGAGATGGCGGACGACGTCATCGTGATGCGCCATGGCGAAAAGCTTGAGGATGCGCCGGTGCGAGCCCTGTTTTCCAATCCTCAGCACGCCTATACGCAGGCCTTGCTTGCCGCCGTGCCGCGGCTCGGCAGCATGTCCGGAAAGCCCGCTCCCAATAGCGAGACGCTCGAGGCGGAACGCTCGGGCGCCAAACCGCCGCTCCTTCAAGTCGACGGACTAACCGCCAGGTTCCAGGCGAAGAAGAACATATTCGGACGGACGACGCATCGAGTGCACGCCGTCGAAGGTATCTCCTTTGAGATGTCAGCCGGCGAGACGCTGGCACTCGTCGGCGAATCCGGCAGCGGCAAATCGACGACCGGCCGCATGCTGCAGCAGATCATGCAGCCGTCCGGCGGCAAGATACGTTTCCGCGGACGTGACATCGCCGAAATGAACGAGCGCGAGAAACATTCGCTGCTGCAGAAGATCCAATACATATTTCAGGATCCCTTTGCCGCGCTCGATCCGCGTCAGCGGGTCGGTGCCAGCATTGCCGAGCCGATGGTCGTTCATCAGCTGTTACCGACCAGGGCGGCGATCGAGGCGCGCACCAATGATCTGCTCGACCGCGTCGGCCTGCCGCGCGATTATCGGACACGGTTTCCGCATGAGCTTTCAGGTGGCCAGCGCCAGCGTGTCTGCATTGCGCGCGCGCTTGCCAGCGATCCCGAGCTGATCATCGCCGATGAGTCCGTCTCGGCGCTCGATGTCTCGATACAGGCGCAGATCCTCGACCTACTGCTGGAATTGCAGAAGGAGCGCGGTCTTTCCTATCTGTTCATCACCCATGACATGGCTGTGGTCGAAAAGATCAGCCATCGCGTCGCGGTCATGTATCTCGGCCAGATCGTCGAGATCGGCACGCGACAGGAAATCTTCGAAAATCCGCAACATCCCTATACGCGCAAATTGCTCTCGGCGATACCGATCCCCGATCCGGATCGCAGCATCGACACCTCGCTTCTGACCGGCGCCATTCCTAGCCCGGTCAGGAAAATCGGCGACGAGCCGGCGCTTGTCGAATACCGCCGCTTCTCGCCCTCCCACTTCGTTGCGGCCGAGCCGCAGAAGCTGTCCGCAGCCCTCCCATAA
- a CDS encoding M14 family zinc carboxypeptidase: MTTILNLDVPRTLDALVSLLLSSPPSQAVEAWLFDDGPSRKAAEAKLATAGIKARIRSAYKPLVYFFLEEVDISSLARIEVGYPVHAAADPHRFLIEAYPLAALVGNAEISFHANDLDLVYDVTLVTKAGETSTHAVFAPNIVEDDHVGTPVLRCCGWRRAVGVADAGQRLKTDFEILFLAAVDAVKHHHWERQQPYFDRLRITVDLPANDLDLDFCSESISLREAMHEDLFFTVRECLNAEMGAMAGRGGARPGQVVPDIRAAKANPRIVMTIEDFGEHEETTGPDIAMETAGRPLKIGQIRRELSKIEGEPIKAVSREGRDVLGGYHKGPGPAVLISSGQHANETSGPVGALRAAQVLAGDPNAHFAIVPVENVDGYELHQRLIVENPFHMHHAARYTAFGDDLSFTVPAPAYERDARTAALTLSSAKLHLNLHGYPSHEWTRPMSGYLPRGFELWTIPKGFFLIICTHPGWEAIGETLLDEVARRLAEDKALVDFNAKQIDCVRQHMPNAPFEVRYGIPVLKQVGSLYQAPLTIITEATDETVYDQTFIDCHEAQMRTVLYAVEAYRRLAESTDFPAA, translated from the coding sequence ATGACTACCATTCTCAATCTCGATGTTCCGCGCACGCTCGACGCCCTGGTCTCCCTGCTGCTTTCCAGTCCACCGAGCCAGGCGGTCGAGGCCTGGCTGTTCGACGACGGCCCCTCACGCAAGGCAGCGGAAGCAAAGCTTGCCACGGCCGGCATCAAGGCGCGTATCCGCAGTGCCTACAAGCCATTGGTCTATTTCTTCCTGGAAGAGGTCGATATTTCTTCCCTTGCCCGGATCGAGGTCGGCTACCCTGTTCATGCCGCCGCCGATCCCCATCGTTTCCTGATCGAGGCCTATCCGCTGGCCGCACTCGTTGGTAACGCCGAGATATCCTTCCACGCCAATGATCTCGATCTCGTCTATGATGTTACGCTCGTAACGAAAGCAGGTGAAACGAGCACGCATGCCGTCTTCGCGCCGAATATCGTCGAGGACGATCATGTGGGCACGCCGGTGCTGCGTTGCTGCGGCTGGCGGCGGGCTGTCGGTGTTGCCGATGCCGGGCAGCGCCTGAAGACGGATTTTGAGATCCTGTTCCTCGCCGCCGTCGATGCGGTCAAGCATCATCATTGGGAGCGGCAGCAGCCATATTTCGACCGGCTGCGCATCACGGTCGACCTGCCGGCCAACGATCTCGATCTGGATTTTTGCAGCGAAAGCATCAGCCTGCGCGAAGCCATGCATGAGGACCTGTTTTTCACCGTGCGGGAATGCCTGAATGCTGAAATGGGCGCCATGGCCGGCCGTGGCGGAGCAAGACCTGGCCAGGTTGTCCCGGATATCCGCGCTGCAAAGGCCAATCCGCGGATCGTCATGACCATCGAGGATTTCGGCGAGCACGAAGAGACGACAGGTCCCGACATCGCCATGGAAACCGCCGGCCGGCCGCTTAAGATCGGCCAGATTCGAAGGGAGCTGTCCAAGATCGAGGGCGAGCCAATCAAAGCCGTTTCGCGCGAGGGTCGCGATGTGCTCGGGGGTTATCATAAAGGCCCCGGCCCTGCCGTCCTCATCTCTTCCGGCCAACACGCCAATGAGACCAGCGGTCCGGTCGGCGCGCTGAGAGCTGCGCAGGTGCTTGCCGGCGATCCCAATGCACATTTCGCCATCGTCCCCGTCGAGAATGTCGACGGCTATGAGCTGCATCAGAGGCTGATCGTCGAAAACCCGTTCCACATGCATCACGCCGCCCGCTATACGGCCTTTGGCGACGATCTTTCTTTCACCGTCCCCGCCCCCGCCTATGAGCGTGACGCTCGGACAGCGGCCCTGACACTGTCTTCCGCCAAGCTTCATCTTAACCTGCATGGCTATCCTTCGCATGAATGGACACGGCCGATGTCCGGTTACCTGCCGCGTGGTTTCGAGCTCTGGACCATCCCGAAGGGCTTTTTCCTGATCATCTGCACGCATCCCGGCTGGGAAGCGATCGGTGAAACGTTGCTCGACGAGGTGGCACGACGGCTTGCAGAGGACAAGGCCCTTGTCGACTTCAACGCCAAGCAGATCGATTGTGTCCGGCAACATATGCCGAACGCGCCGTTCGAGGTGCGCTACGGCATCCCCGTATTGAAGCAGGTCGGCTCACTCTATCAGGCGCCGCTGACGATCATTACCGAGGCGACGGACGAGACGGTCTATGACCAGACCTTCATCGATTGCCACGAGGCGCAGATGCGGACCGTGCTCTACGCAGTCGAAGCCTACAGGCGGCTGGCCGAGAGCACCGATTTTCCGGCGGCATGA